GCTCTCCTAGATCCTTCAAAGAAAAATCCTCCTTGAGTTTATTCAATAACCCAGTTGTTGCTTCCTGAGTAGAGCTTGCCAcaatgatatcatcaacatatatcaACACAAAAACAATTATATTCCCTTTACTGAAATAGAATAGAGATGTATCTTAGAATAGAGATGTATCTGCCTTAGAAGATTTAAAACCAAGACCAATCAACTTGGAACTGAGGCATGCATACCATGCACGTGATGCCTGTTTCAATCCATAAAGAGCCTTGTCTAATTTACACACAAAATTTGGCCTTGCCTTGTCTTCATATCCTGGAGTTTACCTCATATAAACTTCTTCTTCAAGAATACCATGTAAGAAAGCATTTTGAACGTCTAGTTGCCTTAGACTCCATCCTCTTGAGACAGCTACTGAAAGAATTAATCTGATGGTAGCAATCTTCACAACAGGCCTAAAGGTGTCTTCATAATCTATCCCATATCTTTGTTTGAACCCCTTAGCTACTAAATGGGCTTTATATCTATCCAAGCTCCCATCAGATTTTAACTTGTTTTGTAAACGCACTTGCAATCAATAATGTTAGTGCCTTTCCGGGGAGGAACTAAATGCCAAGTCTTGTTTCTAATCAAAGCATCATATTCAACATCCATTGCATCCTTCCAAGCTTTACTACTCAAGGCTTCTTCTAAACATTGAGGTTCACCACTAGAAGTAAAAAGACTGCTATATCGAACAGTACCATCTGTATATACCTTGGGTTTTCTTATCCCATCTTGTAGACGGGTGTGGTGTGATGAAGTTTGAGTGGCTGCAGGTGTTGAAGGAGCTATCGCAGATGATCCTAGCGGAGCAGAAGATCCTAGAAGCTCCAATCCCGGAGGAGATCCTGTCACTGGTGTAGGTGAATGAGGTAGGGATGCAGTTCCCCCGGCGCTCCGACGCGGGACGCATGGTTCCGCGCGACTGGCTCGTCATCGGATCGCCGCTAGGCGCTGTCGGGTCCGCACGTATAGTGGGGCACGTGGCGTAGCCTGCTTGGGGCGGATCAGCACTGGCGGGAGGGGCTGCCACAGACCCTGCAGGTGCTGATTCCGATGGCGATTCGGTTGGATCAGCCACCAAATCTTCTTGGATTCCGTCCCTGGATCCCCTGTGGCTGGTTCAACCTACACAGGCTGGGTTTCTTCACAAAAATCACCACCATTAGTCATATTAGGCATATGATCACCTACATATTCATCTCGGGAACTTGGATTCTATAGATAGGAAGGGAGGAGCATTATCTCTGATCTGAGACATGGTCCGGCATTGGTGTGCATGCTAGAGAAAGGAAAAACATTCTCATCAAATATAACATCATGGGAAACATAGATGCATCCTGTGGATGTGTCAAGGCACTTAAACCCTTTATGGATGTTGCTATAGCCAAGAAAGGCGCATTGCTTAGAGCGAAACTCAAGTTTGCGCTTATTATATGGGCGAAGATGAAACATGCACAACTGAAGGCTCTCAAGGAGGAATAATCTAGCTTGGTGTGGAACAAGCTTTCTAGAGGTGTTTCAAAATTGATTACTCGGCTAGGAGTTCGATTAATGAAGAACGTAGCTGTGAGAAAAACCTCGTCCTAAAATTTTAGAGGCATGCTTGCATGAGCCAACAAGGACAAGCCAACTGCTACAATATGCCTATGCTTACGCTCAGCTGAGCCATTTTGTTGATGCGCATGGGGACATGATACATGATGAGAGATGCCAAGTTTGGTGAAAAAGGAGTTAAGCTTTTCATATTCACCATCCCAATCTAATTGGACCGCAAGGATTCTTCGATCAAAAATTCGCTCAACAAGAGATTGAAATTCATGAAACTTTTGAAACACCTCAGACTTGAATTTTAACAAATAAATCCAagtaatttttctaaaatcatccACAAAACTAACATAATATTTAAATCTCCCAACTGAATTAGGTGCTAGACCCCAAACATCAGAGAACACAAGCTCCAAAGGATGACTAGAGACACTATTAGATTTGGTATACGGCAATTGATGACTCTTTGCTTGTTGACAAGCATCACACACCGAGTTTTTATTAGACTCAAAACAATAATTAAGATTATGACTCTTAAACACCCTTTCAACAATAATGGGCATTGCAAGATGACCTAAACGAGTATGTCATCTATCAAGAGATGGTTTATTGACTCCAAGAACTTGCTTTGTAGTTGCCGTGGGGGGAAGAGGATAAAGCCTTCTTTGACATGGTCCTCTAAGCAGAATGCTCCTCGTGTCCCGATCTGTTATGCAAAAGAAATTAGGGTGAAACTCCAAAAAGACATTATTACCAGATGCTAGACGGTGAATAGAAATGAGATTCTTTTGAGTAGATGGGACATGGAGAATATTGGGAAAAGTGAGAGGACGACTAGGGGTATGAATAGTAGATTGACCAATATGACTAATATGCATACCCACACCACTGGTAGTGTGGATCTGTTTAGCACCATTGTACTTATCATGCACAGCCAACTTCTCTAGCTCTCCAGTAATGTGATCAGTAACACCGTTGTCAGTGTACCAGTTGGTGTTGACATTGTAGGAGTTTGTTGCTGCAGCTGTGACATGACGCTCTTCAGGCACGAAGTCCTCTTCGAACCTATGCTAGCACCAGTCCGCAGTATGCCCATACTTGAGGTAGACCTGGCACTGAGGGCGTGAGGAAGAGTTGTTGTTGCCACCACGATGTGGAGGGTTGTTGTTGTAGCCGTGCCCCATGCCATTGCCCTGACGCGcggtgttgttgttgttgttgtagccGTTGGCGCGGTGGTTGCCTCGGCCACCTACACCACCACAGTTAGTTGTGATTTGGCTAGAGATAGAGATACAAATTACAACAGCCTTATCTACAAGATTCTACTCAACAAACCTATCCAGCCAAACCAAACATACCGCATACATGTTTATTACAATTCATTGTTACAAATATATCTAACACGGTCAATGCAATCTCGTTGGCCCAGCCCAACGATAAAACATCACCCCAGCTCTGCGACTGCGAGCCGTCACAGAAGCGCCCTTCCGCTCTCTGCAAATGGGTCATTTTTGTACATACTGCCATGCCGTCTAACTATAGGGTCTTACTAGTAGGTATCCCATTCATTTTTTACAAAAAAGCCATGTGATCCCCTCAAAGACTAGCATATTTAAGATCTACACTTAATGACCAGCATCTAAACTAAAGGTCTTACATATTTGTTGTCCATGTGAACTTAAAAAAAGGTTTCGATCCACTTGAAGATCGGCATCTTGAGGTCTATGCTTATCTACTGGCATCTAACCAATGGGTGTTACTTATTTTGTTTCAATATGATAACAAGTATGCAAACAAATATCTGTGAGATATAACGTGCTTCAATGCGGTGGAAAGTATAATGATAACATAATTATGTTATTTGAGAAACTATACAGATAATTTTTTATGTTTGTTCCAAACAATGCAAAGTATATCACTTATATCGATCCAGTGAGCTAGTGATAAAATTGTACTAGTGCACCTTGCTGTCCCTTGAAGAAAAGGATTTTTTCGGGATAGATTAGCATAGAGACTAAACAACTTCGTTGTCCCTAATTAATATTATGGTCAGTTTGCATGAGAGGGGTTAGGAAACTGCATGCTACGTTCCTGCTCCAAATATTAGATATGCACAATTTATTACAAATTCTAGCGTAATTAGTGGCCAATTAATTGAAGCAATAAAAACGACAAAGGATGCAATGCTGAATGTGTGTCCAGACAAACCAGTACAAGAATAAAGAATTGCCTCCTGATCGATAATTACCGTCTCTAATTATCAAAGCCTATGTAATAGGACCGATCCAAACATGGGCCTACAATAATTTCTGTAATATATATCTATCAATAATTATAACAAAACCATGAAACCAACCAACTTTTGATCCCATAAAAAATCATCGTCCTGAGATCTATTCTTAACTACTGGCATCTAACCAAATAATCTTACTATTAACTATTCCCGTTCATTTCTTTGAATAAGAACCCACGTGATCCATTTAAAGATCAGCATCTTGTAGATGTACACCTAATTAAAGGCATCTAATCAAAGGTCTTACATATTTGTTATCCAATGTCATCAACCTACAAAAAGTTATGATCCACTTGAAGATCAGCATCTTAAGATTTAAACTTAATTGTTGGCGTCTAACTAATGGGTATACTTATTTTTCGATAGGATAATAAATATGCAAACCAATATCCATGAGATATAATGAGCATCGATGTGGTACAAAGTACAATAATTGCATAATTACGTTATTTGGAAAACTATAGAAAAtattttctttatatttttttccaaagatatgcaaaatactaGACTTATTTGGAACAATGGGTTTTGTCCTGAAATTATAATTGAGTGCTTGAAGGATTTGGAATGGACAATTAACTTGTCAAGAAAATTAACTTGAAACCCTATGTAGTAAAGAATTGCACAGTTTGGCGATTAGTTATTAGAAATAATCTAACTTAACCCCCAAAATTCTGACCTATATTACCTACCTTTATCATTATAAAAACATATCTGAAAATAGTCCTATGTATGCTTCTAAATTATCCGCATCTACCGCAGTTAATATAAGAAACTCGCAATAGAGATAACATATACATGGATGCAGGAAGCGTTGCCGTTAACAAAGCATATAGAGTAACTATAGTATGGCAGAACTAGATAGAAACAAGAAACTTATCTGCGCGAACAAGCAAGTTGTTGGAATATGAACAAATGTGACATGTGCAGTGAGGATCTGGAAGAGGCACCATCACTTGTGTCAACGAAGCGAGCTAGGGACAAAATTATACTACTCCAACTTGCTGTCCCATAGCTGATCTGTGGGCCCACTGTGGTAGCTAGTAAAAAGGAGCATCAGTTGCGTATAGAGGGGGAAACGTCCACAACTAAAGTGCCAGTGTGCCGCTGGCCCGTCTACCACGCCTTGCCCGGACTTTTGGAATTGTTGATATGCTGGCACAACTAAGACAAGCAAAGAGACTAGCTGGTTGTCAAATTTGATGATAAACTCTATATATACTCATGTTTCTCAATACTAATAGTTACCACATCGCCCTCTACCTTCGTCTCCAGCCACAGTTACCCCATCGCCAACCACTCTCTCGATAATAAATCAATGCAAGGTTGTAACACCCTACCTCCAAAATCTACTTAGTTCCCAACTCCTCACGTGGAATGAACCCATATATGCATAACACCTACCTTACACTTGCCAGCACCCACCCACCTATCTTCGTGCGAGCTCATCTCTTTCCAGCACCCACCTATGCCCATCCCCTTCTTGCGTCTCTTGCGGCTGCTGCCACAGGATCCACCGTCATAGACAACTCTCTCGGTAACCCATCAATACTTGGGCTCATGAATCTACCCCAGCCAATTGATCTCCCCTGCCTAAAAAACCACGGTGCCACCACCACCTTACGTAACTGTCCATGCTCTGCCAACCTCAAACATGTTGTCCTGCCGCACCACTCACCTTCCCTATAACACCAACAATTAATGATCCCCAAACTCCAAACACTCAAACCCGCACCCTAATCTCGCTGGAGGCTGTATGGAATGAGCTCGCACAGCCTTTGATTGGAAAATGGAGGATGAAGCAAAATTCAGAAGTGACGGGGCAAGGAAATGCTTGCTGAAATTAGGTGTAGATTTCTGTGTTTCCAGAGTTGCCAGGCGCAGAGAAGCACAAAGGTGGTGTAGTGTAGGATGGGAAGATTTGCCGGACGGGGAACAGTCCATGGTTTCCTCCGCCCTTTTACAGACTTCATAGGTAGCATCGGATAGAACATTCTTCATACGCAGGTTCACCCGGCTCTGGATTCGGTCCTGCACCAGCAGCCAGGTGAAGAACTTGACACGCGGAGGCGCCTTGTTCTCCCACACGATTCATGGAAAACGCATGGTGCAGGGCCAATTGCCTGCATCGTGGCCTTGTAGACCGGCCCTGCTCTCATGGTGCCGTCATCGCTCAGCAGCACTGATGCTTTGTAGTCGTCGCCATCTCCCAGCTGGATGTTTTGTAGTAGTTCCTGCAGCTCCAACAGCTCATTCCCAGCGGCTACCGTTAGCCATGGAACAAAGAGCTGGCGCAGATTAGAGCTCAGATTAAGTGCACTTGACGCTTACACTTTTCTTCCATGCACTATTTTATATCTTTCATTTAGTGTGTAAGCTATTAGAACATGTGCTATGATTCGAGGGCCACTATCACATGTGCTAGTTAAAGGTCAGACCAACAAGATGTCAGCCAGACCATACCGGGCCTCTATATAAAGGAACCCGAACCTAGCTAAACGTCCACACCGAAATGGCTGCAACACTCTTGTCCTCCTCTATGGCTCTCGCTCTGCTTCCACTCCTGCTGCTAGCAGCCGCGTCCATTCCCTCTCTTGCTTCAGCTTCACCTGCCCTCGACCATGGTTTGGATGGCGAGGAGCTGCTGATGCTGGGGAGGTTCCATgggtggatggcggcgcacgGCCGGTCGTACGCCAACGAGGAGGAGAAGCTTCGCCGCTTCAAGATATACCGAAGCAACATGGAGTTGATCGAGGCGGCCAACCAGGATGGCCGGATGAGCTACCAGCTCGGCGAGACACCATTCACCGACCTCACCCATGATGAGTTCATGGCCCAGTACAGCAGCAATCTGTTGTCCTCAgtgccgccggaggaggagatgatcACGACTCGCGCTGGCGTCGTCCATGAGGGAGGTGGCCATGGCGGTGATCTCCCTCTCGCCGCCGGTGAGGAGCCACCGCGTCCTACCAACCTGACATCATTGCCGGCAAGCATTGATTGGAGGATGATGGGCGTCGTCACGGTACCAAAGAATCAAGGCGCTTGCGGTAAGTATGCCTGTGACATCCAAAGTCATGCATGCGTGAAAATCTACTGATGCAAGTGTCTACGTGCGTGAAGGGTCTTGCTGGGCGTTCGCGTCGGTGGCGACGATAGAGAGCGCACAGGCAATACGCACACGAAGAGTGCCTCCACTCCTGTCGGAGCAGCAGCTGGTAGACTGCGACGGGTACGGCTAGACTTGTCACTGGATTTGCATTATCCATAGTCCATTTGAACTATTTTATCCTTAGACTCTATTGGACTGCATCATACTGGTTAGGTCCAAACCTAACACAGACTTGGAATTAATTTTGATCCCTTTCCATCACCATCTCTAGGTACGACCAAGGCTGCCGTGGCGGCTTTTTGGGCAATGCATTCCGATGGGTGATCCAGAACGGGGGCATCACCTGGGCCCCGTGGTACCCCTACACCGGTATGTCTGGTATGTGCCAGAGATTCAAGCCTGGTGTGGTGAGGCTTCGGAGCTACCGGTGGGTTGCGCCCAACGAGGTGTCGCTCATGCAGGCCGTGGCGCAGCAGCCCGTCGCGGTGACCATCGACGCTAGCGACCCCTGTTTCCAGCATTACTACGGCGGCGTGTACGACGGAAGGTGCTTCTGGAACGGCGTCTACATCGGCGGGGCGTGCGGGACGGCGCCGAACCACGCGATAGCCATCGTCGGCTACGGAAccaagccgggcggaaccaagTACTGGATCGGCAAGAACTCGTGGAGTGTGAGGTGGGGTGACCAAGGTTTCGTTTACCTCCTCAGGGACTCTGCACGCGTAGGAGTGTGCGGCGTTGCTCAGCAAGCGTGCTACCCTATCATCTGATCATCCCAGTCGCCAAATAAATCGCCACGCACCTCATATGTTTGCCGGCCTCCATGTGCTTGCATTCATGTTTTCACCATACCTTGCTGTTTACTCATGTATACTCCATTGTTGCAGTATGCATGCTACATGTGTATGCGCGTACTGTGTGTTTGTACTTTATACATGTATCATTGCAAGGGTTAGGATGCTACACATGCATCGTTGCCTATGAATAAACATAATACTCTTTGTATAATGGAGGTCCAACATATAACATGTCTGGAAAATAGGATCTATATATCCAGGTCTCATCCGACCGATTCCACTACTACAGAACATGCTATCTGTGCTGGCCAAAAGCGCACCGGCACGGAAAACT
This genomic window from Setaria viridis chromosome 8, Setaria_viridis_v4.0, whole genome shotgun sequence contains:
- the LOC117833605 gene encoding ervatamin-B, with translation MAATLLSSSMALALLPLLLLAAASIPSLASASPALDHGLDGEELLMLGRFHGWMAAHGRSYANEEEKLRRFKIYRSNMELIEAANQDGRMSYQLGETPFTDLTHDEFMAQYSSNLLSSVPPEEEMITTRAGVVHEGGGHGGDLPLAAGEEPPRPTNLTSLPASIDWRMMGVVTVPKNQGACGSCWAFASVATIESAQAIRTRRVPPLLSEQQLVDCDGYDQGCRGGFLGNAFRWVIQNGGITWAPWYPYTGMSGMCQRFKPGVVRLRSYRWVAPNEVSLMQAVAQQPVAVTIDASDPCFQHYYGGVYDGRCFWNGVYIGGACGTAPNHAIAIVGYGTKPGGTKYWIGKNSWSVRWGDQGFVYLLRDSARVGVCGVAQQACYPII